A single genomic interval of Aureliella helgolandensis harbors:
- a CDS encoding PVC-type heme-binding CxxCH protein — protein MPHPHPTMIPHSRDRSASLNQLSASWKRSWRCLLASLSWCVCTTPAHAQRDLTDIPQPDPVAELAAMQVAEGFEVNLFAADPDIASPIHMNWDAEGRLWIAASKHYPQLQPGAEPTDELIVLEDTNGDGVADKRTVFADDLMIPTGVLPGDGGVYVANSTQLIHLSDTDGDGKADQRRTILSGFGTEDTHHLLHTPRWRPDGRMSMNQSIYIHSHLETPYGIKHLDGGGIWNFDPHTSELEIFCKGFVNPWGHAIDPYGQSFATDGAYFDGINYTFPGAVFVTSPGATRWLSGLNPGSPKHCGLEILSGSAMPEDYQGVLVTNDFRGHRVCMFKIEKQGAGYRSVQLPELIRSEHIAFRPIDVKMGPDGAIYVADWYNPIIQHGEVDFRDPRRDTEHGRIWRITAKGHTATKRPAYATLTESQLAERLTSSALWERQFARQELAQREPGKVDSVLAKLSEAPAADPSRQLQRMWLSLAQHRFEPSLVGELRQAEDPRVRAAALRVIGEQQSSIPEAEAWLLSAIDDTDDQVVLEAVCGLHRSASLAAVQGILQAAQRPEQDQYLKFAIWNGLRDTESQWLPAFESGELSVTDLRSLQALTDAATSPSVAKVLVQQIADQPAEFRERWVELIAAKGDAQGLGALAHWICNAAPRGTEEGSRLLRIVGAQAKARNMVPSGVAAWLPASSADLPVEQDSNRQFRIALSEVLGQWKVVQTAQTLSNWLQTAVASEDVAMARATAGALAALPAPEGRLQVEALAEDRSANIELRGVAIAALGSYDTAAACKSLLALLQDPASNGTPAGADEALTAILNSKSGAAALKKAIAGTQKADWSPDRARDLLAAVRLNSQSSPELEQSIIRSTGLENAGWKISPEFTQEMLGLMQREGDPANGEQIYRRGKLQCVNCHAIGQSGIAIGPNLVSLGASSSADYVLESLIDPSAKVKEGFQTLSVLLDDDEIVSGLQKTKTPQALTLQLADGSLRTLPTDTILESRDGKSLMPAGLVDQLSEAELADLLAFLSSLGKQAEYTVDTKNWVRNYETLLWTPEANSRLNRTSWDTAATDDPSLTWGMLSTTVQGRLPLHEAAVFQPHREVPRTVFLKFTIDCKKPGAVNLRFSESPSAISYWIDTRPEPTPQAGTPIMLTTGLHEIVLGVRVEETSGWLGCEVVEAASEGALFDLPPPAQAVPQ, from the coding sequence GTGCCGCACCCCCATCCCACCATGATTCCCCACTCTCGAGATCGCAGCGCCAGCCTGAATCAGCTCTCTGCGAGCTGGAAGCGTTCTTGGAGGTGCTTGTTGGCAAGCCTCAGCTGGTGTGTTTGTACGACTCCTGCCCATGCCCAACGCGATTTAACCGACATTCCCCAACCGGATCCCGTGGCCGAATTGGCTGCGATGCAAGTGGCGGAGGGATTCGAAGTCAACCTATTTGCGGCCGATCCAGACATCGCCAGCCCCATCCACATGAATTGGGACGCAGAGGGGCGACTGTGGATTGCAGCCAGTAAGCACTATCCTCAGTTGCAACCTGGTGCCGAGCCGACCGACGAGTTGATCGTGCTGGAAGACACCAATGGCGACGGCGTAGCCGACAAACGCACGGTGTTTGCAGATGACCTAATGATCCCCACTGGAGTCCTGCCCGGTGATGGCGGCGTGTACGTTGCCAACAGTACCCAGTTGATTCACTTGTCGGATACTGACGGGGATGGCAAGGCGGACCAGCGACGCACGATCCTCAGCGGCTTTGGCACCGAGGACACCCACCACCTGCTACACACTCCCCGCTGGCGTCCCGACGGCCGCATGTCAATGAATCAGTCGATCTATATCCACAGCCACCTGGAGACCCCTTACGGCATCAAGCACCTTGACGGTGGCGGGATTTGGAATTTCGATCCCCACACCAGTGAATTGGAAATCTTTTGCAAGGGGTTTGTTAATCCTTGGGGGCATGCAATCGACCCCTACGGTCAATCCTTCGCTACCGACGGCGCCTATTTCGATGGCATCAACTACACCTTTCCTGGCGCTGTATTCGTGACCAGCCCAGGTGCAACGCGTTGGCTGAGCGGTTTAAACCCGGGCAGCCCCAAGCATTGCGGTCTGGAAATCCTCAGTGGTTCGGCCATGCCAGAGGATTACCAAGGCGTCTTGGTGACCAACGACTTCCGCGGCCACCGGGTGTGCATGTTTAAGATCGAAAAGCAGGGCGCTGGCTACCGCAGCGTCCAACTGCCGGAGTTGATTCGCAGCGAGCACATCGCCTTTCGCCCCATTGATGTCAAGATGGGCCCCGATGGCGCCATCTATGTTGCCGATTGGTACAATCCCATCATCCAGCATGGAGAAGTCGATTTCCGAGATCCACGTCGCGATACCGAGCATGGTCGCATCTGGCGAATTACCGCCAAGGGTCACACCGCTACGAAGCGCCCCGCTTACGCCACTTTGACGGAATCGCAGCTGGCAGAGCGTTTAACCAGTTCCGCCCTTTGGGAGCGTCAGTTTGCGAGGCAAGAGCTGGCCCAGCGAGAGCCCGGCAAGGTCGATTCCGTACTGGCGAAACTCTCCGAGGCCCCAGCGGCAGACCCAAGTCGTCAATTGCAGCGAATGTGGTTATCGCTGGCGCAACATCGTTTCGAACCGAGTCTTGTCGGCGAACTGCGGCAGGCGGAGGATCCACGCGTGCGAGCTGCAGCGCTGCGCGTGATCGGCGAACAACAGAGTTCGATTCCTGAGGCTGAAGCCTGGCTGCTCTCGGCGATCGACGACACCGATGATCAAGTGGTGTTGGAGGCGGTCTGTGGCTTGCATCGCTCCGCCTCGCTGGCTGCAGTGCAGGGCATTTTGCAAGCTGCCCAGCGGCCAGAACAAGATCAATACTTGAAATTCGCCATCTGGAATGGCCTGCGTGACACGGAGTCCCAGTGGTTGCCGGCCTTCGAGAGTGGCGAGCTTTCGGTTACCGACCTGCGCAGCCTGCAAGCACTGACCGATGCTGCCACGAGTCCTTCCGTAGCCAAAGTGCTGGTGCAGCAAATTGCCGATCAACCCGCTGAGTTTAGAGAGCGTTGGGTGGAGTTGATCGCTGCCAAGGGTGATGCCCAAGGTTTGGGAGCGCTGGCGCACTGGATTTGCAATGCAGCCCCCAGGGGAACCGAAGAGGGTAGCCGTCTCCTGAGAATTGTGGGTGCCCAAGCCAAGGCTCGCAACATGGTTCCCAGCGGCGTGGCAGCGTGGCTCCCCGCTAGCTCTGCAGACTTGCCGGTCGAGCAGGATTCCAATCGGCAGTTTCGCATCGCACTCTCCGAGGTACTGGGCCAGTGGAAGGTAGTCCAAACCGCGCAAACCCTAAGCAATTGGCTGCAAACGGCAGTAGCCTCCGAAGACGTGGCGATGGCCCGAGCAACGGCGGGTGCACTGGCTGCGCTGCCTGCCCCGGAAGGACGCTTGCAAGTGGAAGCGTTAGCTGAAGATCGTTCGGCCAACATAGAGCTGCGCGGCGTGGCGATTGCGGCTCTGGGCAGCTACGACACCGCGGCTGCCTGCAAATCCCTGCTGGCTCTACTGCAAGATCCTGCTTCCAACGGGACACCTGCGGGAGCCGACGAAGCGCTGACGGCCATTCTCAATTCCAAGTCAGGCGCGGCGGCACTCAAGAAGGCCATCGCGGGAACCCAGAAAGCGGATTGGTCGCCGGACCGCGCTCGCGACCTGCTCGCTGCGGTGCGTCTCAACTCGCAATCATCGCCCGAGCTGGAACAGAGCATTATTCGCTCGACCGGACTTGAAAACGCAGGCTGGAAAATCTCTCCCGAGTTCACCCAGGAGATGCTGGGGCTGATGCAACGCGAAGGTGATCCCGCCAACGGTGAGCAGATTTACCGGCGTGGCAAACTGCAGTGTGTCAATTGCCATGCGATTGGGCAGAGTGGTATCGCCATTGGTCCCAATCTCGTTAGCTTGGGCGCCAGTTCGTCAGCGGACTATGTGCTTGAATCCCTGATCGACCCAAGCGCCAAGGTCAAAGAGGGCTTTCAAACGCTCAGCGTCCTGCTCGACGACGATGAAATCGTCAGCGGGCTACAGAAAACCAAGACCCCCCAAGCGTTGACACTCCAATTGGCCGACGGCTCACTGCGAACGCTACCGACCGACACGATCCTGGAAAGCCGCGACGGCAAATCGTTGATGCCTGCCGGCCTGGTGGATCAATTGTCCGAGGCGGAGTTGGCGGACCTCCTGGCCTTCCTTTCCAGCCTGGGCAAACAAGCGGAATACACGGTCGACACCAAGAACTGGGTCCGCAATTATGAAACCCTCCTGTGGACCCCAGAAGCGAACTCTCGCCTGAATCGTACCAGCTGGGATACCGCTGCGACCGACGATCCTTCCCTGACTTGGGGCATGCTGAGCACGACGGTCCAGGGCAGATTGCCACTCCACGAAGCGGCTGTTTTTCAACCACACCGCGAGGTCCCTCGGACGGTATTTCTGAAATTCACGATCGATTGCAAGAAGCCGGGAGCAGTGAACCTGCGATTCAGCGAATCTCCATCCGCCATCTCGTATTGGATCGACACACGACCTGAACCGACTCCGCAAGCTGGAACGCCCATCATGCTGACCACCGGTTTGCACGAAATCGTTTTAGGAGTGCGAGTCGAGGAAACGAGTGGCTGGCTCGGTTGTGAGGTCGTAGAGGCAGCTTCAGAGGGGGCGTTATTCGACTTACCGCCGCCCGCCCAAGCAGTCCCTCAATAG
- the rtcR gene encoding RNA repair transcriptional activator RtcR has translation MKNVVLGILGSRLDAGQRGRRWDAWRPSVAICQHEDLLVDRFDLLYLPRDVGLAEQVSRDIQQISPETAVRLHLLDLKDPWDFESTYDSLFNLAAELVCDLEKERLLLHITTGTHVQQICMFLLCESRHLPGQLLQASPPKRKGEGPGTYNRIDLDLSKYDRIAARFQVEHDSGSAFLKSGISTRSANYNTIIDRIERVAIQSNAPVLLTGPTGAGKTQLARRIYELKRQRAQFAGRLVEVNCATLRGDGAMSTLFGHTKGAFTGAQTARAGLLKEAHGGMLFLDEVGELGLDEQAMLLLAIEERKYLPVGADRETISQFLLIAGTNRDLQQAVASGAFREDLLARINLWTFNLPGLIDRREDIEPNLDYELERFAASEGRKVAMGKEARQTFMQFAVSSEARWLGNFRDLTAAVTRMATLADGGRITVVDVEHEIARLKQAWQRGSAAPHGGDTDLQTSELSSVLSTIQLAALDRFEMAQLLDVVRVCRESDSLSDAGRTLFAVSRLEKAKPNDADRLRKYLARFELTFDTLGTSTPCRTTSVDD, from the coding sequence ATGAAGAACGTGGTGTTAGGCATCCTCGGTTCCCGGCTCGACGCGGGGCAGCGCGGCAGGCGTTGGGACGCGTGGCGGCCCAGCGTGGCGATTTGCCAGCATGAAGACTTATTGGTCGATCGATTCGACCTGCTGTATTTACCGCGCGACGTCGGATTGGCCGAGCAGGTAAGCCGGGATATCCAGCAAATCTCACCCGAGACAGCCGTTCGGCTACACCTACTGGATTTGAAGGATCCTTGGGATTTCGAATCCACCTACGATTCGCTATTCAATCTGGCTGCCGAGCTGGTCTGCGATCTCGAGAAAGAACGTCTGCTCCTGCATATCACGACTGGGACGCATGTCCAGCAGATCTGCATGTTTCTGCTGTGCGAATCGCGGCACTTACCAGGACAACTCCTGCAAGCTTCGCCGCCCAAGCGCAAGGGGGAGGGACCGGGAACCTACAATCGGATCGACTTGGATCTCTCCAAGTACGATCGCATTGCCGCCCGCTTTCAGGTGGAGCATGATTCGGGCAGCGCCTTTCTGAAATCGGGCATTTCAACGCGTTCGGCAAACTACAACACCATTATCGATCGTATCGAACGGGTCGCGATCCAAAGCAATGCTCCGGTGCTGCTCACCGGGCCGACCGGGGCAGGCAAAACGCAATTGGCTCGCCGAATCTACGAACTCAAGCGGCAACGAGCTCAATTCGCGGGTCGACTTGTCGAAGTCAACTGCGCAACCCTGCGGGGAGATGGCGCGATGTCGACCCTATTCGGGCACACCAAGGGAGCTTTTACCGGGGCTCAAACCGCTCGCGCCGGGCTTCTCAAAGAGGCGCATGGCGGCATGCTGTTTTTGGATGAAGTCGGTGAGCTCGGTCTGGATGAGCAAGCCATGTTGTTGCTAGCGATTGAGGAGCGGAAGTACCTTCCGGTCGGCGCCGACCGAGAAACGATTAGCCAATTTCTGCTGATCGCGGGAACCAATCGCGATTTGCAGCAGGCGGTCGCCAGCGGGGCCTTCCGAGAGGATCTGCTCGCGCGCATCAACCTCTGGACGTTTAACCTGCCAGGGCTCATCGATCGCCGAGAGGATATCGAGCCGAACCTCGATTACGAACTGGAGCGTTTCGCGGCATCCGAAGGTCGCAAGGTGGCGATGGGCAAAGAGGCGCGGCAGACTTTCATGCAGTTCGCCGTCAGCTCCGAAGCGCGTTGGCTCGGCAACTTTCGCGATCTGACCGCTGCCGTAACCCGCATGGCAACGCTGGCCGACGGAGGACGCATTACGGTGGTCGATGTGGAGCACGAGATCGCCCGACTAAAGCAAGCTTGGCAGCGAGGCTCCGCCGCCCCCCACGGCGGCGACACCGACCTGCAGACTTCTGAGCTGAGCAGCGTCCTGTCCACCATCCAGTTAGCCGCTCTGGATCGCTTCGAAATGGCCCAACTGCTGGATGTCGTGAGAGTCTGCCGCGAGTCTGATTCCCTGTCCGATGCCGGCCGCACCCTTTTTGCCGTGAGCCGTCTCGAAAAGGCCAAACCGAACGATGCGGACCGCCTGCGCAAATATCTAGCGAGGTTCGAGCTGACGTTCGATACCCTGGGTACTTCCACGCCGTGTCGCACAACCAGTGTGGACGACTAG
- the rtcA gene encoding RNA 3'-terminal phosphate cyclase: MIEPRCDELLEIDGATGEGGGQIVRTSLGLSMVTGRPVRIENIRARRNKPGLMRQHLTALLAAQEICSARVEGAEVESTTVHFQPGEPRGGDYEYHVGSAGSATLVLQTILPALLTVASPSRLTLSGGTHNPWAPPFDFLDKSFLPLVSRLGPQVSAELKRFGFYPAGGGVLEIAIDPAERLQPFDLLERGSQTTHMVQAVVSDLPAEIGRRELSIAVRRLGWEEHDGELVHREQGDGPGNVLMIQAEFEQLNCVFTAFGRVGVSGEQVARDVVKQYRRYEKFGAVVDEHLCDQWMLLLGLAVASSGTSAAFLTSPLSRHSQTQRELIERFLPVEFQTAPQGAASCVTCRRLPE; this comes from the coding sequence ATGATTGAGCCAAGGTGTGACGAACTGTTGGAAATCGACGGTGCGACCGGCGAGGGGGGCGGGCAAATTGTCCGCACTTCGCTGGGGCTGTCGATGGTGACGGGGCGTCCTGTCCGCATTGAAAATATTCGCGCTCGCAGAAATAAGCCAGGGCTCATGCGCCAACACTTGACTGCCTTACTCGCAGCTCAAGAAATCTGCAGTGCTCGGGTCGAAGGGGCAGAGGTTGAGAGCACGACGGTCCATTTTCAACCGGGAGAGCCGCGCGGCGGGGATTACGAGTACCACGTGGGCTCTGCCGGAAGTGCCACACTGGTATTGCAAACCATCTTGCCCGCTCTGCTGACTGTCGCATCACCTAGTCGCTTGACGCTGAGTGGTGGAACGCACAATCCGTGGGCTCCGCCCTTTGACTTTTTGGACAAGAGCTTCCTGCCCTTGGTGAGTCGTCTGGGGCCGCAGGTCTCCGCGGAATTGAAACGTTTTGGGTTCTATCCGGCCGGAGGTGGCGTCTTGGAAATCGCTATTGATCCGGCCGAGAGATTGCAGCCGTTCGACCTACTCGAGCGTGGATCGCAGACGACCCACATGGTGCAAGCCGTTGTTTCTGATCTGCCTGCGGAGATTGGGAGGCGAGAGTTGTCGATCGCGGTCCGTCGCTTGGGATGGGAGGAGCACGACGGGGAGCTGGTGCATCGAGAACAGGGAGACGGCCCTGGGAACGTGCTGATGATCCAAGCGGAGTTCGAGCAGCTCAATTGCGTCTTCACCGCCTTTGGTCGTGTGGGTGTTTCCGGTGAGCAAGTCGCTCGCGACGTCGTGAAGCAATATCGTCGTTATGAGAAGTTCGGTGCCGTGGTGGATGAGCACTTGTGCGACCAATGGATGCTGCTCTTGGGACTCGCCGTCGCTAGTTCAGGAACGTCTGCAGCCTTCTTGACGAGCCCCTTGTCGCGGCATAGCCAGACGCAACGGGAATTGATTGAGCGTTTTTTACCCGTTGAATTTCAAACGGCACCGCAAGGTGCGGCGAGCTGTGTTACTTGCCGCCGCCTCCCGGAGTAG
- a CDS encoding RtcB family protein gives MSASEAIIATGEATGILPTGASRTPITVIGTQAIRETFDDLCIQQAINSRNAPGVTQVVLNPDAHCGYGAPIGCVMVSPSHIYPGPVGVDIKCSMSLLQLDIPAEEIEDRRVRRALIDAICERTPTGAGRGARHVAKGRVVDERLGVEALVSGASLSVCQQMGIPPEWAERCEDSAHLAHDHTADSLAMRLEELRFRNAFPNFCQKIHQLGSYGGGNHFGECEVVELRDREPDTLQAANAFGLRDGHVAFLSHCGSRGIGHQLAMGQFRELQCKFAEWGIPLPGGDRELVYAPLGSPEADAYIDDMSLGANFATVNHLMINALVLEAFQEVLPGCTGSLVYFISHNIARKEIVDHRPAWVHRKGATRAFPAGHHALADTPFAETGHPILLPGNPQAGSSVMVATQGAEKSCYSVNHGAGRRLGRKRAIRELDQKAVDQSFDAADILTNCRQYPRDEAPATYKDFEEVLRSVEKADLAREVARLRAKFVIKDGSAADD, from the coding sequence ATGTCAGCGTCCGAAGCCATTATCGCAACAGGCGAAGCCACGGGGATTTTGCCGACCGGCGCATCGCGGACACCCATCACGGTGATCGGGACTCAAGCCATTCGCGAGACCTTCGATGATCTGTGTATTCAGCAAGCGATCAACAGTCGCAATGCACCGGGAGTCACACAAGTCGTATTGAACCCAGATGCACACTGTGGTTACGGTGCGCCCATTGGGTGCGTGATGGTCTCGCCATCGCACATCTACCCAGGGCCCGTGGGCGTCGATATCAAGTGTTCGATGAGCCTCCTGCAGTTGGATATTCCCGCTGAGGAGATTGAGGATCGTCGCGTTCGTCGAGCGTTAATCGATGCAATTTGCGAGCGCACCCCCACGGGGGCAGGACGGGGGGCACGCCACGTTGCCAAGGGCCGTGTCGTGGACGAGCGGCTAGGTGTCGAAGCGCTGGTGTCGGGTGCGAGCTTGTCGGTCTGTCAGCAGATGGGGATTCCTCCCGAATGGGCGGAGCGCTGTGAGGATTCCGCGCACCTCGCGCATGACCATACCGCAGACTCGCTCGCGATGCGGCTCGAAGAACTTCGCTTTCGCAATGCCTTTCCGAATTTTTGCCAGAAGATCCATCAGTTGGGATCCTATGGTGGTGGAAACCACTTTGGAGAGTGCGAGGTCGTCGAGCTTCGAGATCGAGAGCCAGACACGCTTCAGGCAGCCAACGCGTTTGGTTTGCGAGATGGCCATGTCGCCTTCCTTTCCCACTGTGGTTCCCGTGGGATTGGTCATCAGTTGGCGATGGGGCAGTTCCGTGAATTGCAGTGCAAGTTCGCCGAGTGGGGGATTCCCCTGCCAGGCGGCGATCGTGAACTGGTGTATGCGCCGTTGGGTTCTCCTGAAGCCGATGCCTACATTGACGACATGTCCTTGGGAGCAAACTTTGCCACGGTCAATCATCTAATGATCAACGCCTTGGTCTTGGAGGCGTTTCAAGAAGTGCTGCCAGGCTGCACGGGAAGCTTGGTCTACTTCATCAGTCACAACATTGCTCGCAAGGAGATTGTCGATCATCGGCCGGCATGGGTTCACCGCAAGGGAGCGACGCGCGCCTTCCCAGCGGGCCATCATGCGTTGGCGGACACGCCGTTTGCGGAAACTGGGCATCCCATCCTGTTGCCCGGGAACCCGCAAGCCGGCTCGAGTGTCATGGTTGCGACGCAAGGGGCGGAGAAGAGCTGTTACAGTGTGAATCATGGTGCCGGACGTCGACTGGGCCGCAAGCGAGCCATTCGAGAGTTGGATCAAAAAGCGGTGGACCAGTCCTTTGACGCGGCTGACATCCTGACGAACTGTCGCCAGTACCCACGAGATGAAGCCCCCGCTACCTATAAGGATTTCGAGGAGGTGTTGCGAAGTGTGGAGAAGGCGGATCTTGCCCGAGAGGTCGCTCGGCTGCGGGCTAAATTTGTGATTAAGGATGGGAGTGCTGCGGATGATTGA
- a CDS encoding c-type cytochrome, with product MRRNIVSYIKRFSIVCLTGIASLALQAACQADSTAAGTFRTVAGFEVELVHDISAADQGSWVSMCVDPQGRIIASDQYGKLYRVTLDDAGAAQVEQLEVNIGLAQGMLCAFDSLYININAGSKERAGTEAIGPGVYRLRDTTGDDQYDKVEYIVPMSDKAGEHGPHALVLSPDGKQIYFCSGNQVDVPESATASVVPRRWYEDHLLGRLPDARGHMAGRLAPGGWICRMDPDGSNVELVATGFRNEYDLAFNAAGELFTYDADMEWDIGTPWYRPTRVNHVQSGAEFGWRNGTGKWPAYYGDSVAAVLNIGPGSPTGIAFGTGANFPAKYQNALFICDWSYGVIYAVHMQAQGATYTAEMESFVTAAPMPVTDLVVRPQDGELYFAVGGRRTASALYRVKYTGSESTAPSTSVDAEAAIAARNLRHQLESFHGHADADAIPLALANLGNSDRTIRFAARIALEHQPVESWRAAALELTDPLALINVAYALSRVRSTQDQSALQSKLCKLDFGSLPIATRLELIRAHNLLWIRLGAPTPEQRTEVLAQLDGAFPSQAGMVNRELAATLCYLNAPNIIPRVVEQMHLASSQEDQIHYAFCLRDVSQGWTPETRKDYFQWFFDVASARGGASFGGFLNNIRQAALDNLDEAQIAALGDLAGNMPAPRDPLEDLTPREVVAEWTVAGLQAELAKLKTKPDFAKGRSLTATAQCFKCHRFTGEGGIQGPDLTAAGGRFNETDLLSSIVEPNKVISDQYQATQFLTEDAVITGRVANLSGDTIKVVTNMLAPGDFTDINVDDILERRPSPLSMMPAGLLNTFTVEEIADILAYLRSGGNASHEVYQE from the coding sequence ATGCGAAGAAATATCGTGTCCTACATCAAAAGATTTTCCATAGTTTGCTTAACTGGCATCGCAAGTTTAGCCCTGCAAGCCGCCTGCCAGGCCGACAGCACCGCAGCAGGAACCTTTCGTACGGTAGCTGGTTTCGAGGTCGAATTGGTCCACGACATCTCGGCTGCAGATCAAGGCTCTTGGGTATCCATGTGCGTCGATCCTCAGGGACGCATTATTGCCAGCGATCAATACGGGAAGCTCTACCGCGTCACCCTGGATGATGCCGGTGCGGCTCAAGTCGAACAGTTGGAAGTGAATATCGGCCTCGCTCAAGGTATGCTGTGCGCTTTCGATTCACTCTACATCAACATCAATGCTGGCTCCAAAGAGCGCGCGGGAACAGAAGCGATCGGACCAGGCGTTTACCGCTTGCGCGACACCACCGGCGATGATCAGTACGACAAGGTGGAGTACATCGTCCCCATGTCCGACAAGGCTGGAGAGCACGGACCTCACGCTCTGGTACTTTCCCCCGATGGAAAGCAAATCTACTTCTGCAGTGGAAATCAAGTCGATGTCCCAGAATCGGCGACAGCCAGTGTCGTGCCTCGCCGGTGGTACGAAGACCACCTGCTCGGCCGACTTCCTGACGCTCGCGGCCACATGGCCGGCCGCCTGGCTCCCGGTGGCTGGATTTGCCGCATGGATCCGGATGGGTCCAACGTTGAGTTGGTGGCAACCGGATTTCGCAACGAGTACGACTTGGCCTTCAACGCCGCTGGAGAGCTGTTCACCTACGATGCCGACATGGAATGGGACATTGGAACCCCCTGGTATCGCCCCACACGCGTCAATCACGTGCAGAGTGGTGCTGAGTTTGGCTGGCGCAATGGAACGGGCAAATGGCCTGCGTATTATGGCGACAGCGTGGCTGCCGTACTGAATATCGGCCCCGGTTCACCGACCGGAATCGCCTTCGGTACTGGTGCTAACTTCCCCGCCAAATATCAAAACGCTCTCTTCATTTGCGATTGGAGCTACGGCGTTATCTACGCAGTCCACATGCAAGCGCAAGGCGCGACCTACACGGCTGAGATGGAATCGTTTGTCACCGCCGCTCCAATGCCAGTCACCGATTTGGTAGTACGCCCTCAAGATGGCGAGTTGTATTTTGCCGTCGGTGGTCGCCGCACTGCTTCGGCACTGTACCGAGTCAAGTACACCGGTAGCGAGTCGACCGCGCCGAGCACTTCGGTTGACGCTGAGGCCGCTATCGCCGCCCGCAACTTGCGTCACCAACTGGAATCCTTCCACGGGCATGCCGATGCCGACGCGATTCCTTTAGCCCTCGCCAACTTGGGCAATAGCGATCGGACGATTCGCTTTGCCGCCCGCATCGCTCTCGAACATCAGCCGGTGGAATCCTGGCGTGCAGCAGCGCTTGAGCTGACGGACCCCCTCGCATTGATCAACGTCGCGTATGCACTCTCGCGCGTCCGATCCACACAAGATCAATCCGCTCTCCAAAGCAAATTGTGCAAGCTGGACTTTGGCTCGCTGCCCATCGCGACGCGGCTGGAACTGATTCGAGCTCACAACCTATTGTGGATCCGACTTGGAGCCCCCACGCCAGAACAAAGAACAGAAGTCTTAGCCCAGCTCGACGGTGCCTTCCCCTCCCAGGCCGGCATGGTGAATCGCGAATTGGCGGCCACGTTGTGCTATCTGAATGCACCGAATATTATCCCTCGCGTCGTAGAGCAGATGCATTTGGCAAGCTCGCAAGAGGACCAAATCCACTACGCGTTTTGCCTGCGAGACGTCTCCCAAGGTTGGACGCCCGAAACGCGCAAGGACTACTTCCAATGGTTCTTTGACGTGGCTAGTGCTCGTGGTGGCGCATCGTTTGGTGGCTTCTTAAACAATATTCGCCAAGCCGCCTTGGACAATTTGGATGAAGCTCAGATCGCTGCACTCGGCGACTTGGCGGGCAACATGCCAGCACCGCGAGATCCGCTGGAAGATCTCACTCCACGCGAAGTCGTGGCGGAATGGACGGTCGCTGGACTGCAAGCGGAACTTGCGAAGCTGAAGACCAAACCGGACTTCGCCAAGGGAAGAAGCCTGACGGCCACGGCGCAGTGCTTCAAATGCCACCGCTTTACCGGAGAGGGTGGTATTCAAGGTCCCGACCTGACCGCTGCCGGTGGACGTTTCAACGAGACCGATTTGCTAAGCTCGATTGTAGAGCCCAACAAAGTGATCAGCGATCAATACCAAGCCACGCAGTTCCTAACCGAAGATGCGGTAATTACCGGACGCGTCGCGAACCTCAGCGGCGACACCATCAAAGTCGTCACGAACATGCTCGCTCCCGGTGATTTCACCGACATCAACGTGGACGACATTCTCGAACGACGCCCGTCTCCGTTGTCCATGATGCCCGCAGGTCTACTAAACACCTTCACGGTCGAAGAGATCGCGGACATCCTGGCCTATCTCCGCAGTGGTGGAAACGCCAGCCACGAAGTCTACCAAGAGTAG